In Anopheles gambiae chromosome 2, idAnoGambNW_F1_1, whole genome shotgun sequence, a single window of DNA contains:
- the LOC4577455 gene encoding uncharacterized protein LOC4577455 isoform X8, which yields MLYNINEEDTARIKNDLLNSFRLKRLAEFTQIINRTKNSALKQAIVQSVFETVLTQPNSKTYLQACLAHGARVNKKSGRGEYPIHQAAKSRDINNLMLLLLRHEVNVNQLSDDGNSAIDFICPSHAHTFAKSIECINLLLKHGATIDTANLAKRLAKLKQETEILAEFMQGIEPFVTVTATGLPETETETVDNHMLLENAITCGNLERAKQIIESHASPQTSPYISKKILTICFERGCFEMLEYIFQILPAAGIESRITKKTWLSFLVQRVTGSDPECRFFKCLKLCLTYPQFDIDERDGWDYTALHYAATLKLKHLQELLLQKGAYIGGRDIFGVYTISQIDPLVLVRHFDSCVYTSPRIADEHGANSPIVYVMLNNFAPPKHEENNASPKSKSNVDVSYKSMRPALMEFTNVSKLSRLNEKEKKARQQLLEHPVIATFLYIREPPPTTVGLLLRFIRLVPAILLFVPWDSRWFIWCESVLLICLFIFEVILNASYITHFFDKRIKNKFQSVPNPTILFTMLVEIVLIACLIYFTFLEYSKVYQLRCCILLAGFATKRFIASWDCLAEKIHTLDIVVTKVICNFIICSFIFGIFVLSFCVHDSNFGQTFVPSNNTASSTNTTIESISKTAKLIDQLAMFDGKTSSSSVPER from the exons ATGCTGTACAACATAAATGAAGAGGATACTGCTCGTATCAAGAATGATCTGCTTAATAGTTTTCGATTAAAAAGATTAGCTGAATTCACACAAATCataaatcgaacaaaaaattCTGCACTAAAACAAGCCATCGTACAATCTGTGTTTGAGACTGTTTTGACACAGCCAAACAGTAAAACATATCTACAAGCATGTCTAGCTCATGGAGCTCGGGTTAATAAG AAATCCGGCCGAGGGGAGTACCCGATACATCAAGCAGCAAAGTCACGAGACATCAACAATTTGATGCTACTTTTATTACGGCACGAAGTCAACGTTAATCAACTGTCCGATGATGGCAATAGCGCAATTGATTTTATATGTCCATCACACGCCCATACCTTCGCCAAAAGTATTGAATGCATAAATCTGTTACTCAAACACGGGGCCACTATAGATACAGCTAACCTAGCGAAACGTTTGGCAAAGTTGAAGCAGGAAACCGAGATCCTGGCTGAATTTATGCAAGGAATTGAACCCTTCGTAACGGTGACTGCAACTGGCTTACCTGAGACTGAGACTGAGACTGTGGATAACCACATGTTATTGGAGAATGCCATCACCTGTGGGAACTTGGAGAGGGCTAAACAAATCATTGAATCGCACGCAAGCCCACAAACCTCACCATACATATCCAAGAAAATACTTACCATTTGTTTTGAACGCGGATGCTTTGAAATGTTGGAATATATATTCCAAATACTTCCAGCGGCTGGAATAGAGTCCCGGATAACCAAGAAGACATGGCTGTCGTTTTTGGTACAGCGTGTAACTGGATCGGATCCCGAGTGTCGGTTTTTCAAATGCTTGAAGCTATGCCTGACCTATCCTCAATTCGACATCGACGAAAGAGATGGTTGGGATTATACTGCTTTGCACTATGCGGCCACCTTGAAACTGAAGCACTTGCAGGAGCTGCTCCTTCAGAAAGGTGCATACATAGGTGGAAGGGACATATTTGGCGTTTACACGATTAGCCAAATTGACCCACTGGTGCTGGTGCGACACTTTGATTCCTGTGTGTACACTAGCCCCAGGATAGCGGATGAGCATGGTGCAAACTCACCTATTGTTTACGTCATGTTGAACAACTTTGCTCCCCCCAAGCACGAGGAAAACAATGCGAGTCCTAAAAGCAAATCAAATGTAGATGTATCGTATAAAAGCATGCGACCTGCATTGATGGAGTTCACCAATGTGTCCAAATTGTCCAggttaaatgaaaaagaaaaaaaagctcgaCAGCAGCTCCTTGAACATCCAGTAATTGCTACTTTTCTTTACATTCGTGAGCCACCACCGACTACAGTGGGATTGTTGTTGAGATTTATCAGATTAGTACCGGCTATCTTATTGTTTGTACCCTGGGACAGCCGGTGGTTTATCTGGTGCGAATCGGTTCTGCTCATTTGTCTCTTTATATTCGAAGTCATCCTGAATGCTAGTTACATCACGCACTTTTTTGATAAACgcataaaaaacaaatttcaatCGGTGCCTAATCCAACAATCCTCTTCACCATGCTGGTGGAGATAGTTTTGATAGCGTGTTTgatatatttcacatttttggaaTACAGCAAGGTCTATCAGCTGAGATGTTGCATCCTGCTTGCAGGATTCGCTACTAAACGATTCATTGCCAGCTGGGACTGTTTAGCTGAGAAAATCCACACACTAGACATAGTTGTTACGAAGGTTATATGCAACTTTATTATATGTTCGTTTATATTTGGAATATTTGTGCTCTCCTTTTGCGTGCACGACTCAAACTTTGGGCAAACGTTTGTACCGTCGAATAACACTGCTAGCTCGACTAATACGACCATTGAGTCAATATCCAAAACCGCAAAATTGATTGATCAACTGGCGATGTTTGATGGTAAGACTTCTTCATCCTCTGTTCCC GAAAGATAA
- the LOC4577455 gene encoding uncharacterized protein LOC4577455 isoform X6, with protein MAQQLQIFQRMLKNCIENQDLFSFQWILNTLKNDPQLQTILATVVQSVFEIVLTQPNSENFIKECLDNGALADQKSCRGEYPIHLAAKSRDINNLKLLLLRHEVNVNQLSDDGNSATDFIWPSHADELSADTFAKSIECINLLHKHGATIDTANLEKRLAKLKQETEILAEFMQGIEPFVTVAASGVPATETETVLLENAITCGNLERAKQIIESHASPQTSPYISKKVLTICFERGCFEMLEYIFQILPAAGLESRITKKTWLSFLVQRVTGSDLECRFFKCLKLCLTYPQFDIDERNGWDYTALHYAATLKLKHLQELLLQKGAYIGGRDIFGVYTISQIDPLMLVRHFDSCVYTSPRIADEHGANSPIVYVMLNNFAPPKHEGNNASPKSKSNVDVSYESMRPALMELTNVCNISHSEENIRQQLIEHPVISTLLYIRDPPVTPFVCFFRCIRLVPFMLMFVLNYSSWFILCEFILLFGLFIFEFVLNFGYFKYFCDTSRKNLFRLLPKKSITMLIEIVMILSLMYFTFIAYNQLNQLVCCILLAGINAKRFFASWKWSAKNIYALEIVMGKIILYILNHAYIFIVFAYVFYVQAVFLNVEMKSLASNSTESMTNTTLASISIANTLLDQLAMFIGELNIADKRLDSWFSALTVGSFLIIVPISLANLISASAIVDVMKIYDESRRIDIALRFGYACDLEHPVFKFIQYIINRKWLVFIVIYYICF; from the exons ATGGCTCAACAATTACAAATATTCCAA aGGATGTTGAAAAACTGTATTGAAAATCAAGACCTGTTTTCGTTCCAATGGATTCTTAATACGCTAAAAAATGATCCACAATTACAAACCATCCTGGCGACAGTCGTACAATCGGTGTTTGAGATTGTTTTAACCCAGCCAAACAGTGAAAACTTCATCAAAGAGTGTCTAGATAATGGTGCTCTCGCTGATCAG AAATCCTGCCGAGGGGAGTACCCGATACATCTAGCAGCAAAGTCACGAGACATCAATAATTTGAAGTTACTGCTATTACGGCACGAAGTCAACGTTAATCAACTGTCCGATGATGGCAATAGCGCAACTGATTTTATATGGCCATCACACGCTGACGAACTCTCCGCCGATACCTTCGCCAAAAGTATTGAATGCATAAATCTGTTACACAAACACGGGGCCACTATAGATACAGCTAACCTAGAGAAACGTTTAGCAAAGTTGAAGCAGGAAACCGAGATCCTGGCTGAATTTATGCAAGGAATTGAACCCTTCGTAACGGTGGCTGCAAGCGGTGTACCTGCGACTGAGACTGAGACTGTGTTATTAGAGAATGCCATCACCTGTGGGAACTTGGAGAGGGCTAAACAAATCATTGAATCGCACGCAAGCCCACAAACCTCACCATACATATCCAAGAAAGTACTTACAATTTGCTTTGAACGCGGATGCTTTGAAATGTTGGAATATATATTCCAAATACTCCCAGCGGCTGGATTAGAGTCCCGGATAACAAAGAAAACATGGCTGTCGTTTTTGGTACAGCGTGTAACTGGATCGGATCTCGAGTGTCGGTTTTTCAAATGCTTGAAGCTATGCTTGACCTATCCTCAATTCGACATCGACGAAAGAAATGGTTGGGATTATACTGCTTTGCACTATGCGGCCACCTTGAAACTGAAGCACTTGCAGGAGCTGCTCCTTCAGAAAGGTGCATACATAGGTGGAAGGGACATATTTGGCGTTTACACGATTAGCCAAATCGACCCACTAATGCTGGTGCGACACTTTGATTCCTGTGTGTACACTAGTCCCAGGATAGCGGATGAGCATGGTGCAAACTCACCTATTGTTTACGTTATGTTGAACAACTTTGCTCCCCCCAAGCACGAGGGAAACAATGCGAGTCCTAAAAGCAAATCAAATGTAGATGTTTCGTATGAAAGCATGCGACCTGCATTGATGGAGTTAACCAATGTGTGCAATATTTCACATTCCGAGGAAAACATACGCCAGCAGCTCATTGAACATCCAGTGATATCTACCTTACTTTATATTCGGGACCCACCAGTAACgccatttgtgtgtttttttagatGTATCAGACTAGTTCCGTTTATGTTAATGTTCGTTTTGAACTATTCTAGCTGGTTTATCTTGtgtgaatttattttgctgttTGGTCTCTTTATATTCGAATTCGTTCTGAACTTCGGTTACTTCAAGTACTTTTGCGATacaagtcgcaaaaatctTTTCCGATTATTGCCGAAAAAGTCAATCACAATGTTGATAGAAATAGTGATGATACTAAGTTTGAtgtattttacatttattgcaTACAACCAATTGAACCAGCTGGTCTGTTGCATTCTTCTCGCGGGAATCAacgcaaaacgattctttgcCAGCTGGAAGTGGTCGGCCAAGAACATTTATGCACTAGAAATTGTAATGGGGAAAATTATACTCTACATTTTGAATCACGCATACATATTTATAGTATTTGCGTACGTATTTTACGTTCAAGCTGTATTTTTAAACGTTGAAATGAAGTCTTTGGCGTCTAATAGTACTGAAAGCATGACAAATACGACATTAGCGTCAATATCTATTGCCAACACACTGCTTGACCAATTGGCGATGTTTATTG GAGAACTAAACATAGCTGACAAGAGACTTGACAGCTGGTTTTCTGCACTGACCGTTGGAAGTTTTCTTATCATAGTGCCGATTTCCTTGGCTAACCTTATATCGGCTTCTGCAATTGTAGACGTTATG AAAATCTACGACGAATCTAGGCGCATAGACATTGCTCTTAGATTTGGCTACGCTTGTGATTTAGAACATCCAGTTTTTAAGTTTATTCAATATATTATAAATCGGAAATGGTTAGTATTCATTGTAATCTACTACAtctgtttttaa
- the LOC4577455 gene encoding uncharacterized protein LOC4577455 isoform X3, which produces MAQQLQIFQRMLKNCIENQDLFSFQWILNTLKNDPQLQTILATVVQSVFEIVLTQPNSENFIKECLDNGALADQKSCRGEYPIHLAAKSRDINNLKLLLLRHEVNVNQLSDDGNSATDFIWPSHADELSADTFAKSIECINLLHKHGATIDTANLEKRLAKLKQETEILAEFMQGIEPFVTVAASGVPATETETVLLENAITCGNLERAKQIIESHASPQTSPYISKKVLTICFERGCFEMLEYIFQILPAAGLESRITKKTWLSFLVQRVTGSDLECRFFKCLKLCLTYPQFDIDERNGWDYTALHYAATLKLKHLQELLLQKGAYIGGRDIFGVYTISQIDPLMLVRHFDSCVYTSPRIADEHGANSPIVYVMLNNFAPPKHEGNNASPKSKSNVDVSYESMRPALMELTNVCNISHSEENIRQQLIEHPVISTLLYIRDPPVTPFVCFFRCIRLVPFMLMFVLNYSSWFILCEFILLFGLFIFEFVLNFGYFKYFCDTSRKNLFRLLPKKSITMLIEIVMILSLMYFTFIAYNQLNQLVCCILLAGINAKRFFASWKWSAKNIYALEIVMGKIILYILNHAYIFIVFAYVFYVQAVFLNVEMKSLASNSTESMTNTTLASISIANTLLDQLAMFIGELNIADKRLDSWFSALTVGSFLIIVPISLANLISASAIVDVMKIYDESRRIDIALRFGYACDLEHPVFKFIQYIINRKWWLMLRDDVKYIAMDTGKNFEITLHVNNSNKQETLWQTDRQFAKRLVNAAFANQVQKTPQSESRVLRKSSRFKEERFATSSL; this is translated from the exons ATGGCTCAACAATTACAAATATTCCAA aGGATGTTGAAAAACTGTATTGAAAATCAAGACCTGTTTTCGTTCCAATGGATTCTTAATACGCTAAAAAATGATCCACAATTACAAACCATCCTGGCGACAGTCGTACAATCGGTGTTTGAGATTGTTTTAACCCAGCCAAACAGTGAAAACTTCATCAAAGAGTGTCTAGATAATGGTGCTCTCGCTGATCAG AAATCCTGCCGAGGGGAGTACCCGATACATCTAGCAGCAAAGTCACGAGACATCAATAATTTGAAGTTACTGCTATTACGGCACGAAGTCAACGTTAATCAACTGTCCGATGATGGCAATAGCGCAACTGATTTTATATGGCCATCACACGCTGACGAACTCTCCGCCGATACCTTCGCCAAAAGTATTGAATGCATAAATCTGTTACACAAACACGGGGCCACTATAGATACAGCTAACCTAGAGAAACGTTTAGCAAAGTTGAAGCAGGAAACCGAGATCCTGGCTGAATTTATGCAAGGAATTGAACCCTTCGTAACGGTGGCTGCAAGCGGTGTACCTGCGACTGAGACTGAGACTGTGTTATTAGAGAATGCCATCACCTGTGGGAACTTGGAGAGGGCTAAACAAATCATTGAATCGCACGCAAGCCCACAAACCTCACCATACATATCCAAGAAAGTACTTACAATTTGCTTTGAACGCGGATGCTTTGAAATGTTGGAATATATATTCCAAATACTCCCAGCGGCTGGATTAGAGTCCCGGATAACAAAGAAAACATGGCTGTCGTTTTTGGTACAGCGTGTAACTGGATCGGATCTCGAGTGTCGGTTTTTCAAATGCTTGAAGCTATGCTTGACCTATCCTCAATTCGACATCGACGAAAGAAATGGTTGGGATTATACTGCTTTGCACTATGCGGCCACCTTGAAACTGAAGCACTTGCAGGAGCTGCTCCTTCAGAAAGGTGCATACATAGGTGGAAGGGACATATTTGGCGTTTACACGATTAGCCAAATCGACCCACTAATGCTGGTGCGACACTTTGATTCCTGTGTGTACACTAGTCCCAGGATAGCGGATGAGCATGGTGCAAACTCACCTATTGTTTACGTTATGTTGAACAACTTTGCTCCCCCCAAGCACGAGGGAAACAATGCGAGTCCTAAAAGCAAATCAAATGTAGATGTTTCGTATGAAAGCATGCGACCTGCATTGATGGAGTTAACCAATGTGTGCAATATTTCACATTCCGAGGAAAACATACGCCAGCAGCTCATTGAACATCCAGTGATATCTACCTTACTTTATATTCGGGACCCACCAGTAACgccatttgtgtgtttttttagatGTATCAGACTAGTTCCGTTTATGTTAATGTTCGTTTTGAACTATTCTAGCTGGTTTATCTTGtgtgaatttattttgctgttTGGTCTCTTTATATTCGAATTCGTTCTGAACTTCGGTTACTTCAAGTACTTTTGCGATacaagtcgcaaaaatctTTTCCGATTATTGCCGAAAAAGTCAATCACAATGTTGATAGAAATAGTGATGATACTAAGTTTGAtgtattttacatttattgcaTACAACCAATTGAACCAGCTGGTCTGTTGCATTCTTCTCGCGGGAATCAacgcaaaacgattctttgcCAGCTGGAAGTGGTCGGCCAAGAACATTTATGCACTAGAAATTGTAATGGGGAAAATTATACTCTACATTTTGAATCACGCATACATATTTATAGTATTTGCGTACGTATTTTACGTTCAAGCTGTATTTTTAAACGTTGAAATGAAGTCTTTGGCGTCTAATAGTACTGAAAGCATGACAAATACGACATTAGCGTCAATATCTATTGCCAACACACTGCTTGACCAATTGGCGATGTTTATTG GAGAACTAAACATAGCTGACAAGAGACTTGACAGCTGGTTTTCTGCACTGACCGTTGGAAGTTTTCTTATCATAGTGCCGATTTCCTTGGCTAACCTTATATCGGCTTCTGCAATTGTAGACGTTATG AAAATCTACGACGAATCTAGGCGCATAGACATTGCTCTTAGATTTGGCTACGCTTGTGATTTAGAACATCCAGTTTTTAAGTTTATTCAATATATTATAAATCGGAAATG GTGGTTGATGCTCCGGGATGATGTAAAATATATTGCAAT GGACACTGGAAAAAACTTTGAAATCACGCTTCACGTAAATAACTCGAATAAGCAGGAAACTTTGTGGCAAACAGACCGCCAATTTGCCAAAAGATTAGTTAATGCTGCGTTTGCTAACCAAGTGCAGAAGACCCCTCAATCTGAGTCGAGAGTGTTGCGCAAATCTTCTCGATTTAAAGAGGAGAGGTTTGCGACAAGCTCACTTTGA
- the LOC4577455 gene encoding transient receptor potential cation channel protein painless isoform X7, whose translation MAQQLQIFQRMLKNCIENQDLFSFQWILNTLKNDPQLQTILATVVQSVFEIVLTQPNSENFIKECLDNGALADQKSCRGEYPIHLAAKSRDINNLKLLLLRHEVNVNQLSDDGNSATDFIWPSHADELSADTFAKSIECINLLHKHGATIDTANLEKRLAKLKQETEILAEFMQGIEPFVTVAASGVPATETETVLLENAITCGNLERAKQIIESHASPQTSPYISKKVLTICFERGCFEMLEYIFQILPAAGLESRITKKTWLSFLVQRVTGSDLECRFFKCLKLCLTYPQFDIDERNGWDYTALHYAATLKLKHLQELLLQKGAYIGGRDIFGVYTISQIDPLMLVRHFDSCVYTSPRIADEHGANSPIVYVMLNNFAPPKHEGNNASPKSKSNVDVSYESMRPALMELTNVCNISHSEENIRQQLIEHPVISTLLYIRDPPVTPFVCFFRCIRLVPFMLMFVLNYSSWFILCEFILLFGLFIFEFVLNFGYFKYFCDTSRKNLFRLLPKKSITMLIEIVMILSLMYFTFIAYNQLNQLVCCILLAGINAKRFFASWKWSAKNIYALEIVMGKIILYILNHAYIFIVFAYVFYVQAVFLNVEMKSLASNSTESMTNTTLASISIANTLLDQLAMFIGELNIADKRLDSWFSALTVGSFLIIVPISLANLISASAIVDVMVCIV comes from the exons ATGGCTCAACAATTACAAATATTCCAA aGGATGTTGAAAAACTGTATTGAAAATCAAGACCTGTTTTCGTTCCAATGGATTCTTAATACGCTAAAAAATGATCCACAATTACAAACCATCCTGGCGACAGTCGTACAATCGGTGTTTGAGATTGTTTTAACCCAGCCAAACAGTGAAAACTTCATCAAAGAGTGTCTAGATAATGGTGCTCTCGCTGATCAG AAATCCTGCCGAGGGGAGTACCCGATACATCTAGCAGCAAAGTCACGAGACATCAATAATTTGAAGTTACTGCTATTACGGCACGAAGTCAACGTTAATCAACTGTCCGATGATGGCAATAGCGCAACTGATTTTATATGGCCATCACACGCTGACGAACTCTCCGCCGATACCTTCGCCAAAAGTATTGAATGCATAAATCTGTTACACAAACACGGGGCCACTATAGATACAGCTAACCTAGAGAAACGTTTAGCAAAGTTGAAGCAGGAAACCGAGATCCTGGCTGAATTTATGCAAGGAATTGAACCCTTCGTAACGGTGGCTGCAAGCGGTGTACCTGCGACTGAGACTGAGACTGTGTTATTAGAGAATGCCATCACCTGTGGGAACTTGGAGAGGGCTAAACAAATCATTGAATCGCACGCAAGCCCACAAACCTCACCATACATATCCAAGAAAGTACTTACAATTTGCTTTGAACGCGGATGCTTTGAAATGTTGGAATATATATTCCAAATACTCCCAGCGGCTGGATTAGAGTCCCGGATAACAAAGAAAACATGGCTGTCGTTTTTGGTACAGCGTGTAACTGGATCGGATCTCGAGTGTCGGTTTTTCAAATGCTTGAAGCTATGCTTGACCTATCCTCAATTCGACATCGACGAAAGAAATGGTTGGGATTATACTGCTTTGCACTATGCGGCCACCTTGAAACTGAAGCACTTGCAGGAGCTGCTCCTTCAGAAAGGTGCATACATAGGTGGAAGGGACATATTTGGCGTTTACACGATTAGCCAAATCGACCCACTAATGCTGGTGCGACACTTTGATTCCTGTGTGTACACTAGTCCCAGGATAGCGGATGAGCATGGTGCAAACTCACCTATTGTTTACGTTATGTTGAACAACTTTGCTCCCCCCAAGCACGAGGGAAACAATGCGAGTCCTAAAAGCAAATCAAATGTAGATGTTTCGTATGAAAGCATGCGACCTGCATTGATGGAGTTAACCAATGTGTGCAATATTTCACATTCCGAGGAAAACATACGCCAGCAGCTCATTGAACATCCAGTGATATCTACCTTACTTTATATTCGGGACCCACCAGTAACgccatttgtgtgtttttttagatGTATCAGACTAGTTCCGTTTATGTTAATGTTCGTTTTGAACTATTCTAGCTGGTTTATCTTGtgtgaatttattttgctgttTGGTCTCTTTATATTCGAATTCGTTCTGAACTTCGGTTACTTCAAGTACTTTTGCGATacaagtcgcaaaaatctTTTCCGATTATTGCCGAAAAAGTCAATCACAATGTTGATAGAAATAGTGATGATACTAAGTTTGAtgtattttacatttattgcaTACAACCAATTGAACCAGCTGGTCTGTTGCATTCTTCTCGCGGGAATCAacgcaaaacgattctttgcCAGCTGGAAGTGGTCGGCCAAGAACATTTATGCACTAGAAATTGTAATGGGGAAAATTATACTCTACATTTTGAATCACGCATACATATTTATAGTATTTGCGTACGTATTTTACGTTCAAGCTGTATTTTTAAACGTTGAAATGAAGTCTTTGGCGTCTAATAGTACTGAAAGCATGACAAATACGACATTAGCGTCAATATCTATTGCCAACACACTGCTTGACCAATTGGCGATGTTTATTG GAGAACTAAACATAGCTGACAAGAGACTTGACAGCTGGTTTTCTGCACTGACCGTTGGAAGTTTTCTTATCATAGTGCCGATTTCCTTGGCTAACCTTATATCGGCTTCTGCAATTGTAGACGTTATGGTTTGTATTGTATAG